The segment GTCGTACTGGAGCATGCCGGCGTAGCAGACATGCGGGAAACGCTTGCGGTCAAATTCGTTGAAGGATTCTTCTTCGAAGGCGCGGGTGATTTCGATGGCGCGGTCGCCACGGAAGTTGAAGAACACCACGGAGTCGCCGTCGTTGATGGTACCGACCGGAGCCCCGTCCTTGGCAATCACGAACGGCGGGAGGTCCTGGTCAATAGCCTTGGTTTCGCCGCGGAGGGTTTCGATAGCCTGGGTGGCGTTGTCGAAGTAGCGGCCTTCGCCCAGCACGTGGGTCTTCCAGCCCAGCTCCACCATCTTCCAGTTGGCGTTGTAACGGTCCATGGTAATCTGCATACGGCCACCGCCGCTAGCAATGCAGACGTCGAATTCCGGGCTGCGGAGTTCGTCAAGGAACTTTTCGAACGGGCCAACGTAATCGAGGGCGGAAGTTTCCGGAACGTCACGACCGTCGAGCAAAATGTGCACGCGGACCTTCTTGAGGCCTTCCTTCTTGGCCTGGGCGACCATGGCCTTGAGGTGAGAAATGTTAGAGTGAACGTTGCCGTCGCTGAAGAGGCCGATGAAGTGGAGCACGGAACCGTGGTCACGCACGTTGCCGGCGATTTCCTTCCAGGCGTCGCGACCGAAGATGTCGCCGGAGACGATTGCGTCCTGCACGAGGGCAGCACCCTGGTTGTACACCTGGCCCGCACCGATGGCGTTGTGGCCCACTTCGGAGTTACCCATGTCTTCGTTGGTCGGCATACCCACGGCGCGACCGTGAGCCTTCAAAAGCACGTTCGGGTACATCTTGAAGAGGTTGTCGAGAGTCGGGGTGCGGGCGGCCTTGATGGCGTTGCCTTCGACCTTATCGGTGATACCAAAACCATCCATCACGATGGTTACGACCGGGCCCTTGATGCCGGGGAAATTGGAAAGCTTCTTGAGCATAGTTTACTCCGTTTTAATGTTTACGGCGCAAATTTAGTTTTTTTATTGTAAAAGAAAAGCCCTCCCACAGGGGAGAGCTTCGCTAAAAGGCGGCCTTAAGAACTATTTCTTCTTGAAGTAGACGATGGTCAGGTCTCCCTTGGCTTCATCTTGCTTCATGAAGGAGTCAATCATGACGGCGTATGTTCCAGAAGCGGTCTTGATGAGATACCAACCCATCTGTTCCAGTTCCATGTGGTTGTCTTTGCCATTGTAGGCCTCGGAGAAGCTTTCCATGCAGACCTGCCCTTCTGGGATAACGCCAGTTTCCTGAGAGCCTTCACGAACGATTTCTACGCCAGCGGAGGCGGTAAAGAAGGGAGTGCCGTCTTCAATAGTCATGGTCACATCGGGGCTATCGGCGGTTCCAGTAGCAAAGTTGATGGCGTCCTGGCTACTTCCAAGCTTGTTGGAAAGGGTAACCGGACCAACCTTTTCCATCTCAGTGCAGGTGGCAGCCGCGCTAGAGGATTCGATAACCTTGCAAGGTATGGAGAAATCACCAGTCAGGCGGGCGGTGTAGGCGTACTGCTTGGTGTCTTCGGTATCGCCACTCATAAAGATTGTGACGTAGAGAGTGAACTTGTCGCCACAGGTGGCGTCTTGGTCAAGGGGAATTTCGTCAATGACGCTGATCAGGTTGATGCTTTCCTTTCCAAGGGATGCACCCTGCTTAAGGTTGACAGGGAGGGAAACGCGGTTGCCGTCCTTGTCGCCCACATCAAACTGAAGGCTGTCGATATTGTAGTAAACGGGGTCTTCACCATCATAGCCTTCGGGGTCGGGGAACATTTCACTGTCGGTCTTGATGATGCCGCTGAGGGATAGGTAGTAGCCTCCTTGTCCGTCGGCGGTTGCAGCGGCAACAACTTTAGAACCTGCATCCAACGGAGATGTTTCCGAAACGGAAGACAGAACCAGGGGTTCTGCAGAAGAGGAACTGTCGCCTTCATCTGCACTAGAACTGCTGTCGCCACCGCAGGCGGTGAGAGCGACGGAACCCAGCGCGAAAACGGAACACGCAAGGATGGATTTTACGAATTGGAATTTCATGATGTTTTCCTCATAAAAAGTTTTCTGCCTTTGAAAATAAACAAAAATGGCCGAAAAAGCAAACGAAAAAGCGAATTTTTCGTGAAAAACGCCTTTTTTTGGCGTTCCCCGCCCCAAAGTTTGGTGCAATTCATCGCGAAGGGCGGGTCGGGCCATACTCGTCAGGGCTCCCCGCCCTGCCTCACCGAGCCCGTCCGTTGTCCGGTCTCGTCCCCTTACGGGGTCACTGTCCCTAACGCATATTCCGGATAATGTCCCGCAGCCGCGCCGCTTCCTCGAAGTCGAGGCGCGCGGCGGCTTCCTTCATCTGCCGTTCCAGGTCTTCCAGCGAACTTGTCATCCCCGCGGAGGCGGGGATCTCCATTCTTACATCGTGCCTCGAGCCTCTAACCCCCTTCTTCTTGGTCTTGCTGGAGGGCTGCAGCGGTTCCATCGGCCGGATGCCCGGTTCCCCATTTGTCATCCCCGCGAAGGCGGGGATCTCCTCGTCCTCATCGACGGAATCGTCACCGTCGATTCCAAGGGGGTCCGCGATTCTCAGGTCGTCTTCGAGTTTGCGAGTCACGGACTTCGGCGTAATGCCGTGTTCCTTGTTGAATTCTTCCTGTACGGCCCTGCGTCGAGCTGTTTCGGTGACGGCCTTTTCCAGGCTGTCGGTCATGTTGTCGGCAAAAAGCAGTACGGTGCCGTTCACGTTACGGCTCGCGCGGCCCATCGTCTGGATGAGGCTGCGGTAGTTGCGGAGGAACCCTTCCTTGTCGGCGTCGAGTATGGCCACCATGCTCACTTCGGGCAGGTCCAGGCCTTCGCGCAGCAGGTTGATGCCCACCAGCACGTCAAATTCTCCGGTACGGAGTCCCCGGATGAGTTCGTGGCGTTCCAGCGTCTTGATGTCGCTGTGCAGGTAACGCGCGCGGATGCCCGCTTCCACGAAAAAGTCGGTAAGGTCCTGCGCCATCTTCTTGGTAAGCGTCGTGACCAGTACGCGGTCGCCGTTCTTGACGACTTCCTCAATGCGGTACAAGAGCACGTCCATCTGGCCCTTGATGGGGAACATCTCGATTTTCGGGTCCAGGAGTCCAGTAGGTCTGTTAATTTGTTCGGTAACCACGCCGCCCGTCTTGGTAAGTTCGTAATCGCCGGGAGTTGCAGACACGAAAAGCACCTGCTTCGGGTACATGTACTCGAATTCGGCGAAGTTCATCGGACGGTTGTCCAAGGCGCAGGGGAGGCGGAACCCGTACTGTACCAGCGTTGTCTTGCGGCTCTTATCGCCTTCGGCCATGCCGCCTACCTGCGGAATACTCACGTGGGATTCGTCCACCATCAGGAGCCAGTCGTCGCCGAAGTAATCGATGAGCGTAAACGGGCGTGTACCCGGGGCGCGGTTCTCGATAATGCGGGAGTAGTTCTCGATGCCGCTGCACATGCCGGTCTCGCGAATCATTTCCATGTCGTAGCGGGTGCGGCTGCTGAGGCGGGCCGATTCCAGCACCTTGCCTTCCTTGTCGAGTTCCGCAAGACGCTCGGTCAGTTCCACTTGCATGCGTTGCAAGATTCCCGCGCGGCCTTCTTCCTTCGTGACGAAGTGCTTTGCCGGAGCGATG is part of the Fibrobacter sp. genome and harbors:
- the uvrB gene encoding excinuclease ABC subunit UvrB is translated as MARARKTITPDPYAKPIAKPLPPEQSLPGKLKQFQSPTRANFELVSPYGAAGDQPKAIEELTEGFKHGEQFQTLLGVTGSGKTFTMANVIKNVGKPTLILTHNKTLAAQLYQEFKAFFPHNAVEYFVSYYDYFQPEAYIPHTDTFIEKDASINDEIDKLRLRATANLLTRRDVIIVASVSCIYGLGSPSEYFDLMVRIKKGDVYDRDKILHDLVRIQYTRNDFSLERGSFRVHGDVIEIHPSYDEEGLRIELFGDEVDRLVRFNIITGEVTQEMDEMTIAPAKHFVTKEEGRAGILQRMQVELTERLAELDKEGKVLESARLSSRTRYDMEMIRETGMCSGIENYSRIIENRAPGTRPFTLIDYFGDDWLLMVDESHVSIPQVGGMAEGDKSRKTTLVQYGFRLPCALDNRPMNFAEFEYMYPKQVLFVSATPGDYELTKTGGVVTEQINRPTGLLDPKIEMFPIKGQMDVLLYRIEEVVKNGDRVLVTTLTKKMAQDLTDFFVEAGIRARYLHSDIKTLERHELIRGLRTGEFDVLVGINLLREGLDLPEVSMVAILDADKEGFLRNYRSLIQTMGRASRNVNGTVLLFADNMTDSLEKAVTETARRRAVQEEFNKEHGITPKSVTRKLEDDLRIADPLGIDGDDSVDEDEEIPAFAGMTNGEPGIRPMEPLQPSSKTKKKGVRGSRHDVRMEIPASAGMTSSLEDLERQMKEAAARLDFEEAARLRDIIRNMR
- a CDS encoding 2,3-bisphosphoglycerate-independent phosphoglycerate mutase, giving the protein MLKKLSNFPGIKGPVVTIVMDGFGITDKVEGNAIKAARTPTLDNLFKMYPNVLLKAHGRAVGMPTNEDMGNSEVGHNAIGAGQVYNQGAALVQDAIVSGDIFGRDAWKEIAGNVRDHGSVLHFIGLFSDGNVHSNISHLKAMVAQAKKEGLKKVRVHILLDGRDVPETSALDYVGPFEKFLDELRSPEFDVCIASGGGRMQITMDRYNANWKMVELGWKTHVLGEGRYFDNATQAIETLRGETKAIDQDLPPFVIAKDGAPVGTINDGDSVVFFNFRGDRAIEITRAFEEESFNEFDRKRFPHVCYAGMLQYD